Proteins encoded together in one Cyanobium sp. WAJ14-Wanaka window:
- a CDS encoding 1-acyl-sn-glycerol-3-phosphate acyltransferase, whose product MAPILASNLVVATGAQSALKRESQLCNGINPWLAPLATVFTQDLALPFYFQDIQILGRQHLPTRGPVLLAPTHRSRWDALLMPQAVGRRFSGRDSHFMVTVNEMRGLQGWFLQRLGCFPVNQGRPSLASLRYAVDLLKSGNQLVVFPEGGIRSDDGPIRLHQGLARLAMLAASQGVDVPVLPVGIAYSHHRPRFRDRTAVALGQPLWIRGQGREAAQALTGQLAAAMGEQEHQARGAIDFAA is encoded by the coding sequence TTGGCCCCAATACTTGCAAGCAATCTGGTGGTGGCGACGGGAGCCCAATCGGCACTCAAACGCGAAAGCCAGCTCTGCAATGGCATCAACCCATGGTTGGCTCCATTGGCCACGGTGTTTACCCAGGACCTGGCCCTGCCCTTTTATTTCCAGGACATCCAAATTCTCGGTAGGCAACACCTGCCGACCCGGGGCCCCGTGCTGCTGGCACCCACCCACCGCTCCCGCTGGGATGCCCTGTTGATGCCCCAGGCGGTGGGTCGCCGTTTCAGCGGGCGCGATAGCCATTTCATGGTCACCGTTAATGAGATGCGGGGCCTGCAGGGATGGTTCCTGCAGCGCCTGGGCTGCTTTCCGGTGAACCAGGGCCGGCCTTCGTTGGCCAGCCTGCGCTACGCCGTTGATCTGTTGAAGAGCGGCAACCAGTTGGTGGTTTTTCCGGAAGGGGGGATCCGCAGCGACGACGGCCCGATTCGTCTCCACCAGGGCCTGGCCCGCCTGGCGATGCTTGCCGCCAGCCAGGGCGTGGATGTGCCGGTGCTGCCCGTAGGCATCGCCTATTCCCACCACCGCCCCCGCTTCCGCGATCGCACCGCCGTGGCCCTGGGTCAACCCCTTTGGATCAGGGGCCAAGGGCGGGAGGCTGCCCAGGCCCTAACTGGCCAATTGGCCGCGGCGATGGGGGAGCAGGAGCACCAGGCCCGCGGGGCCATTGATTTCGCTGCCTGA
- a CDS encoding response regulator transcription factor, which produces MLSLAPQQPPTASQPLRVLVVDPHGTLRTVLAQRLRQDGHLAAAVATAQEALDVCRDQSPDLLISAELLEESGALRLAAQLRCQVMVLTARTGSEPIVSLLDAGADEVLRKPFGLEELAARSRSLLRRKGSGLQERVCVGPLEVHLLLRQVTLRDQPVELSPREFALLCALLMPPGVVRSRQELLTMAWPPFSGGPRSVDTQVLTLRRKLEQAGLGEGGGIETMRQQGYRFSLETLPEGGADPAGVEDGPSGNQRQPLNSLF; this is translated from the coding sequence ATGCTCTCATTAGCGCCGCAACAACCTCCTACGGCCAGCCAGCCCCTGCGGGTTTTGGTAGTAGATCCCCATGGCACCTTGCGCACCGTGCTCGCCCAAAGATTGAGGCAGGACGGCCATTTAGCGGCAGCCGTTGCCACGGCCCAAGAAGCGCTCGATGTGTGCCGTGACCAATCGCCTGATCTCTTGATCAGCGCCGAATTGCTGGAGGAAAGCGGCGCCCTGCGGCTGGCTGCCCAGCTGCGCTGTCAGGTGATGGTGCTGACGGCCCGCACGGGATCTGAACCGATTGTCAGCCTGCTGGATGCGGGGGCGGATGAGGTGTTGCGCAAGCCCTTCGGCCTTGAGGAATTGGCAGCCCGCTCCAGGAGCCTGCTGCGCCGTAAAGGCTCTGGCCTGCAGGAACGGGTATGCGTGGGCCCCTTGGAGGTGCACCTGTTGCTGCGCCAGGTAACCCTCAGGGACCAACCGGTCGAGCTCAGCCCCCGGGAATTTGCCCTGCTCTGTGCCCTGTTGATGCCGCCCGGGGTGGTGCGTAGCCGCCAGGAGCTGCTGACAATGGCCTGGCCCCCATTTAGTGGGGGCCCCCGCTCGGTGGACACCCAGGTGCTTACCCTGCGCCGCAAGCTGGAGCAGGCTGGTCTGGGCGAGGGCGGTGGCATCGAAACAATGCGCCAGCAGGGTTATCGCTTTAGCCTCGAAACCCTGCCCGAGGGCGGTGCGGATCCGGCAGGTGTGGAGGATGGGCCCAGCGGTAACCAGCGGCAGCCGCTCAATTCCCTGTTTTAA
- a CDS encoding pyridoxine 5'-phosphate synthase produces the protein MASLGVNIDHIANVRQARRGMEPDPVSYALLAELGGADGITVHLREDRRHIQDRDVKLLRSLVRTRLNLEMAATEEMAAIALEIRPDMVTLVPEKRQEVTTEGGLDVAGQRDALQSLVERLQAAQIGVSMFVDADPLQLEACRATGARWVELHTGSYAEASWAQQPRELARLCEASFMARSLGLRVNAGHGLTYQNVEPIAAIEGIEELNIGHTIVARALAVGLEQAVRQMKALVQNPRTEHLFGSATP, from the coding sequence ATGGCCAGCCTCGGCGTAAACATTGACCACATCGCCAACGTGCGTCAGGCCCGCCGCGGCATGGAGCCCGATCCGGTCAGCTACGCCCTGTTGGCGGAGTTGGGCGGAGCCGATGGCATCACCGTGCATCTACGGGAAGACCGGCGCCACATCCAGGACCGCGATGTGAAGCTGCTGCGCTCGCTGGTCAGGACCAGGCTCAATCTTGAAATGGCAGCGACTGAGGAGATGGCGGCGATCGCCCTCGAGATCAGGCCAGACATGGTCACCCTGGTGCCGGAGAAGCGGCAGGAGGTGACCACCGAAGGCGGCCTCGATGTGGCCGGCCAAAGGGATGCCCTCCAATCGCTGGTGGAACGACTCCAGGCCGCCCAGATTGGGGTGAGCATGTTTGTGGATGCAGATCCCCTCCAGCTGGAGGCCTGCCGAGCCACGGGAGCCCGCTGGGTTGAACTGCACACTGGCTCCTACGCCGAGGCCAGCTGGGCCCAGCAGCCGCGGGAGCTAGCCAGGCTCTGCGAGGCCAGCTTCATGGCCCGCAGCCTGGGCCTGAGGGTCAACGCCGGCCATGGCCTCACCTACCAAAACGTGGAGCCGATTGCCGCCATCGAGGGAATCGAAGAGCTAAATATCGGCCACACGATCGTGGCCCGCGCCCTGGCCGTTGGCCTGGAGCAGGCGGTGCGCCAAATGAAGGCCTTGGTCCAGAATCCGCGCACCGAACACCTGTTTGGCAGCGCTACGCCATGA
- a CDS encoding carbon-nitrogen hydrolase family protein: MTISSDGRPLGPYRLHTLIHQEPPGPGEGLRLGIWQGEGTAGTAQAVEENLVRLEQVAAIAAKHGVQLLAFPELYLSGYIVTPEIARALAEPSDGPSLQRVAAAARRHGLAMAVPYPERAQVAGEERFYDAIALFDSAGNLLRSYRKTHLWGPDEKLCWSSGYLHAEEGPAFTVQRVNDFPLGLLNCYEAEFPELSRSLAMEGAKLVLIPTAADSFATLSNGEHTDRSYPDVSRNLIPANAFHNNCFVAYANRCGKESVNGKVMAGYLGNSVVAGPHGDVLVAARPEPTLLIADCCPGDYGPTHPTGTSYLADRRPDLY, translated from the coding sequence GTGACGATCTCTTCAGATGGGCGGCCCCTAGGGCCCTACCGACTGCACACCCTTATCCATCAGGAGCCCCCGGGCCCAGGCGAGGGCCTGCGCCTGGGTATCTGGCAGGGGGAGGGCACGGCGGGCACCGCCCAGGCGGTGGAAGAAAACTTGGTGCGGCTTGAGCAGGTGGCAGCCATTGCGGCCAAACACGGGGTACAGCTGCTGGCCTTTCCGGAGTTGTATCTCAGTGGCTACATAGTTACGCCGGAAATTGCCCGGGCCCTGGCCGAACCCAGTGATGGCCCAAGCCTGCAGCGGGTGGCGGCGGCGGCCCGGCGCCATGGCCTGGCGATGGCAGTTCCCTATCCAGAGCGGGCCCAGGTGGCAGGCGAGGAGCGCTTCTACGACGCCATAGCCCTGTTTGATTCAGCGGGCAACCTGCTGCGCAGTTACCGCAAGACCCATCTCTGGGGGCCCGATGAAAAGCTCTGCTGGAGCTCCGGTTACCTCCATGCCGAGGAGGGCCCAGCCTTCACGGTGCAGCGGGTGAATGACTTCCCCCTGGGCCTACTCAATTGCTACGAGGCCGAATTCCCCGAGCTGAGCCGCAGCCTGGCGATGGAGGGGGCCAAGTTGGTGCTAATTCCCACCGCCGCCGACAGCTTTGCAACCCTCAGCAATGGCGAACACACAGACCGCTCCTACCCGGATGTGTCCAGGAATCTGATCCCGGCCAACGCCTTCCACAACAACTGCTTCGTGGCCTACGCCAACCGCTGCGGTAAAGAGAGCGTTAACGGGAAAGTGATGGCGGGCTACCTCGGCAACAGCGTGGTAGCTGGCCCCCACGGCGATGTGCTGGTGGCGGCCAGGCCCGAACCCACCCTGCTGATCGCCGATTGTTGTCCCGGCGATTACGGACCCACTCACCCGACGGGCACTAGCTACCTGGCCGACCGCCGCCCCGATCTCTACTGA
- the trmFO gene encoding FADH(2)-oxidizing methylenetetrahydrofolate--tRNA-(uracil(54)-C(5))-methyltransferase TrmFO: MVIGAGLAGTEAAWQIAQSGLRVRLVEMRPVRRSPAHHSENFAELVCSNSFGALSSDRAAGLLQEELRRLGSLVIGTADEHSVPAGGALAVDRGRYSAALTAALEHHPLVSIERREQLGLPPAHQITVLATGPLTSEPLAEDLKAFTGRGECHFFDAASPIVEGESIDLDRAFRASRYDKGDADYINCPMDKEQFLAFRAELLNAEQAELKDFEKGNACFFEGCLPIEELARRGEDTMRYGPLKPIGLWDPRWGDVNDRDVRRTKRAYAVVQLRQEDKDGQLWNLVGFQTNLKWGEQKRVLRLIPGLEKAEFVRFGVMHRNTFLESPQLLDATLQFRRRKRLFAAGQITGTEGYAAAVAGGWLAGTNAARLALGQSPIELPATTMIGALTHFICEAPGAGKAKRGGFQPMPPNFGLMPALAERIRDKRRRYGAYRDRSLADLEPFLH; encoded by the coding sequence CTGGTGATAGGGGCCGGTCTGGCAGGCACCGAGGCCGCTTGGCAAATTGCCCAGTCCGGCCTGAGGGTGAGGCTGGTGGAGATGCGTCCGGTGCGGCGCTCCCCCGCCCACCACAGCGAAAATTTTGCTGAGCTTGTTTGTAGCAACAGCTTTGGGGCCCTCTCCAGTGACCGGGCCGCAGGCTTACTGCAGGAGGAACTGCGCCGACTTGGCTCCCTGGTAATCGGCACCGCCGACGAACATTCCGTGCCGGCCGGTGGGGCCCTGGCGGTGGATAGGGGTCGCTACAGCGCAGCCCTCACCGCAGCCCTTGAACACCATCCCCTGGTGAGCATCGAACGCCGGGAACAGCTGGGCCTACCGCCTGCCCACCAGATCACCGTGCTCGCCACCGGCCCCCTCACCTCGGAGCCCCTGGCCGAGGATTTAAAGGCTTTCACCGGCCGCGGCGAGTGCCACTTTTTCGATGCCGCCAGCCCCATCGTGGAAGGGGAGAGCATCGACCTGGATCGGGCCTTTCGGGCCAGTCGCTACGACAAGGGGGATGCCGACTACATCAACTGCCCGATGGACAAGGAGCAGTTCCTGGCCTTTCGCGCGGAATTGCTGAATGCCGAGCAGGCCGAACTAAAGGATTTTGAAAAGGGCAACGCCTGCTTTTTTGAGGGCTGCCTTCCCATCGAAGAACTGGCCCGCCGGGGTGAGGACACGATGCGCTATGGGCCCCTCAAACCAATTGGTCTCTGGGATCCCCGCTGGGGGGATGTGAACGACCGGGATGTGCGGCGCACCAAGCGGGCCTATGCGGTGGTGCAGCTGCGCCAGGAGGACAAGGACGGCCAGCTCTGGAACCTGGTGGGTTTCCAGACCAACCTCAAATGGGGTGAACAGAAACGGGTGCTGCGGCTGATCCCGGGCCTGGAAAAGGCCGAATTTGTGCGCTTCGGCGTGATGCACCGCAACACCTTTCTGGAATCCCCCCAACTGCTGGATGCCACCCTGCAATTTCGCCGTCGCAAAAGGCTGTTTGCCGCAGGCCAGATCACCGGCACCGAGGGCTATGCCGCCGCCGTAGCCGGGGGCTGGCTGGCGGGCACCAATGCCGCCCGCCTGGCCCTGGGCCAAAGCCCGATCGAGCTGCCCGCCACCACGATGATCGGCGCCCTTACCCACTTCATCTGCGAGGCCCCCGGCGCCGGCAAGGCCAAGCGGGGTGGCTTCCAGCCAATGCCGCCTAATTTCGGCCTAATGCCTGCGTTGGCGGAGCGGATTCGCGATAAAAGGCGCCGCTATGGGGCCTACCGCGACCGGTCCCTGGCCGACCTAGAGCCCTTCCTCCATTAG
- a CDS encoding photosystem II protein Y: protein MDARLVLVATPILLAASWAVFHIGRAAVGQLQLMLKRARA from the coding sequence ATGGACGCACGGCTGGTGCTGGTTGCAACTCCGATCCTTCTTGCCGCCAGCTGGGCCGTGTTCCACATCGGCCGGGCAGCCGTAGGTCAACTGCAGCTGATGCTTAAGCGCGCCCGCGCCTGA
- a CDS encoding metallophosphoesterase, with product MTSPNRSCRHWVIGDVHGCAEPLAELVRLLPSQDRLVLCGDVINRGPEIQRTMELAWSLVESGRAIWLKGNHEADLVRALGSNAPWQAHQALAGSDTYRQLGDTYSRLWGERLANLPVTYGQEGWVATHAGFDPQTWLPDLNVRMPFWQAYDGRFGEVIIGHTPGPHVRRLGDEGPTQIVMVDTGACYGGELTAYCPETRAIRQVSARPATSLRCLV from the coding sequence ATGACGTCCCCAAACCGTTCCTGCCGCCATTGGGTGATCGGGGACGTCCACGGCTGCGCAGAACCCCTGGCGGAGTTGGTCCGCCTACTGCCAAGCCAAGACCGGCTCGTGCTCTGCGGTGATGTGATCAACCGTGGCCCGGAAATCCAGCGCACCATGGAACTGGCCTGGTCGCTGGTGGAGAGCGGTAGGGCCATCTGGTTGAAGGGCAACCATGAGGCCGACCTGGTCAGGGCCCTGGGCAGCAACGCCCCCTGGCAGGCCCACCAGGCCCTGGCCGGCTCCGACACCTACCGCCAGCTGGGGGATACCTACAGCCGATTGTGGGGAGAGCGGCTGGCAAATCTGCCCGTGACCTACGGCCAGGAGGGCTGGGTGGCAACCCACGCCGGCTTCGACCCCCAAACCTGGTTGCCTGACCTAAACGTGCGCATGCCGTTTTGGCAGGCCTATGACGGCCGCTTTGGCGAAGTAATCATTGGCCACACCCCCGGGCCCCATGTGCGGCGGCTGGGCGATGAGGGGCCAACCCAGATCGTGATGGTGGACACGGGTGCCTGCTACGGCGGCGAACTGACGGCCTATTGCCCCGAGACCAGGGCGATTCGCCAGGTGTCAGCGCGGCCAGCCACCAGCCTCCGCTGCCTGGTCTAG
- a CDS encoding MgPME-cyclase complex family protein translates to MSTYYFVAASEIFLTEEEPLEEVLRERVRNYSEQNKQIDFWLVRRPAFLDAPELEPIASAVPRPSAAVISSDQKFITFLKLRLEFVAYGQFEAPSASIPNALAGASEQP, encoded by the coding sequence ATGAGCACTTACTACTTCGTTGCCGCCAGCGAGATTTTCCTCACCGAGGAAGAACCGCTCGAAGAGGTGTTGCGCGAACGGGTTCGCAACTATTCAGAACAGAACAAGCAAATTGATTTCTGGCTGGTTAGGCGGCCCGCCTTCCTCGACGCCCCAGAGCTTGAGCCGATCGCCAGCGCCGTGCCCAGACCCTCTGCGGCCGTGATCTCCAGCGACCAGAAATTCATCACTTTTTTAAAGCTGCGGCTGGAATTCGTGGCCTATGGCCAGTTCGAAGCCCCCAGCGCCAGCATCCCCAACGCCCTGGCCGGGGCCTCAGAACAGCCCTAA
- a CDS encoding glutamate decarboxylase, translated as MPPRRRSDVLGLNAGLSTRLTADQLPAEIPRDRLGSKGLGPDMAYEVIHDHLMLDGNARLNLATFVGTWMEPQARQLMEECADKNIIDKDEYPETAELEERCLRILADLWHAPNPADSVGTSTTGSSEGCMLGGLVLKWRWRQRRQAAGLSTERPNLVMGSNTQVCWHKFCTYFDVEAREVPITPQRLQLGAPEAVAACDENTIGVVGILGSTFDGSYEPIEAIHRALDDLQASRGLDILMHIDAASGGFVAPFNSPELRWDFQLPRVQSINSSGHKYGGVLPGVGWVLWRDGSALPEELRFNVNYLGGEMPTIGMNFSRPGAQIVGQYFNFLNLGWEGYARRMASLEAIACHLADGLAALAPLKLVSHPLGQLPVFALAVDPAVTKWDVFQLSDKLRERGWLVPAYTMPADCMQMEVLRFVVRAGFSRDMADQLLEDVERSVEWFEGLPSAMPKPFKATAGFHH; from the coding sequence ATGCCCCCGCGTCGCCGCTCTGATGTTCTGGGGCTAAACGCCGGCCTCAGCACCCGCCTGACGGCCGACCAGCTCCCTGCTGAAATCCCCCGTGACCGGCTGGGGAGCAAGGGTCTGGGCCCCGACATGGCCTACGAGGTGATCCACGACCACCTGATGCTTGATGGCAATGCCCGGCTGAATCTGGCGACCTTTGTGGGTACCTGGATGGAACCCCAGGCGCGGCAGCTGATGGAAGAGTGCGCCGATAAAAACATCATCGACAAGGACGAATATCCGGAAACCGCCGAGCTGGAGGAGCGTTGTCTGCGCATCCTTGCGGATCTTTGGCATGCCCCCAATCCGGCGGACTCGGTAGGTACCTCCACCACCGGCTCGAGTGAGGGCTGCATGCTTGGTGGCCTGGTGCTCAAGTGGCGCTGGCGTCAGCGCCGCCAGGCCGCCGGCCTCAGCACCGAGCGACCGAACTTAGTGATGGGTAGCAATACCCAGGTCTGTTGGCACAAGTTCTGCACCTATTTCGATGTGGAAGCGCGGGAGGTGCCAATTACGCCCCAGCGATTGCAGCTGGGGGCCCCTGAGGCGGTGGCTGCCTGCGACGAGAACACCATTGGCGTGGTGGGCATTCTCGGCAGCACCTTTGATGGCAGCTATGAACCGATCGAGGCGATCCACCGGGCCCTCGACGATCTCCAGGCCAGTCGGGGGCTCGACATTCTCATGCACATTGATGCCGCCTCTGGGGGGTTTGTGGCGCCCTTTAATTCCCCCGAACTGCGATGGGATTTCCAGCTACCGAGGGTGCAATCGATTAACTCCAGCGGCCATAAATACGGCGGAGTTTTGCCTGGAGTGGGTTGGGTGCTGTGGCGTGATGGCTCGGCGTTGCCCGAAGAGCTGCGCTTCAACGTCAATTATTTGGGCGGTGAAATGCCCACGATTGGCATGAATTTTTCGCGGCCTGGTGCCCAGATTGTGGGCCAATACTTCAATTTTCTAAACCTGGGCTGGGAGGGTTATGCCAGGCGCATGGCCAGCCTCGAGGCGATCGCCTGTCACCTGGCCGATGGTCTGGCTGCCCTGGCACCCCTGAAGTTGGTGAGCCATCCCCTGGGCCAGTTGCCCGTGTTTGCCCTGGCGGTAGATCCCGCCGTAACCAAATGGGATGTTTTCCAACTCTCCGACAAGCTGCGTGAGCGGGGCTGGCTAGTGCCTGCTTACACGATGCCCGCCGATTGCATGCAAATGGAGGTGCTTCGTTTTGTTGTGCGGGCGGGCTTCAGCCGCGACATGGCCGACCAACTGCTGGAGGACGTGGAACGATCTGTGGAGTGGTTCGAGGGCCTGCCATCGGCGATGCCCAAGCCGTTTAAAGCGACCGCGGGTTTCCACCACTAG
- the grxD gene encoding Grx4 family monothiol glutaredoxin produces MDATTKQRIDELVASSPVFVFMKGNKLMPQCGFSNNVVQILHSLGVAFETFDVLSDGEIRQGIKEYSEWPTIPQVYVKGEFIGGSDILIEMYNSGELREKMEVALAS; encoded by the coding sequence ATGGACGCAACCACCAAGCAACGCATCGACGAACTCGTGGCAAGTAGCCCGGTTTTCGTATTCATGAAGGGCAATAAATTGATGCCCCAGTGCGGCTTCTCCAACAATGTGGTGCAGATCCTGCACTCCCTTGGGGTGGCCTTTGAAACTTTCGACGTGCTTTCTGATGGCGAAATTCGCCAGGGCATCAAGGAGTATTCCGAGTGGCCCACCATCCCCCAGGTTTATGTCAAAGGAGAATTCATCGGCGGATCAGACATCCTGATCGAGATGTACAACTCCGGCGAGCTGCGCGAAAAAATGGAAGTGGCCCTAGCCAGTTAG
- the crtH gene encoding carotenoid isomerase: MSTAKNLNPSQEWDVIVIGAGVGGLVTASQLAAKGAKTLVLERYLIPGGSGGSFKREGYTFDVGASMIFGFGEKGHTNLLTRALADVGQHCETIPDPAQLEYHLPGGLNVAVDRDYQSFVARLSALFPHEASGIRAFYDTCWQVFNCLDAMPLLSLEDPAYLAKVFFQAPLACLGLARWLPVNVGDVARRHIKDEQLLKFIDMECFCWSVMPADLTPMINAGMVFSDRHAGGINYPKGGVGVIAEKLVAGLESHGGSIRYRARVTKVLIENGEAVGVQLADGEEIRARRVVSNATRWDTFETEQESADVQRPRTSALVDAAHTPRAETTWRRRYRPSPSFLSLHLGVDAALIPDGCHCHHLILEDWGQMEAEQGVIFVSIPTLLDPALAPEGRHIVHTFTPSDNGHWRNLSPSAYRAKKNADAARLVQRLEAILPGLAGAIRHQEIGTPRTHRRFLGRMGGTYGPIPALRLPGLLPMPFNKTGLANLYNVGDSCFPGQGLNAVAFSGFACAHRIGADLGLNPWKLPA; this comes from the coding sequence TTGAGCACCGCCAAAAATCTCAACCCCAGCCAAGAATGGGATGTGATCGTGATTGGGGCGGGCGTCGGCGGCCTGGTGACCGCCTCCCAGCTGGCCGCCAAGGGGGCAAAAACATTGGTGCTGGAGCGCTACCTGATCCCCGGGGGCAGTGGCGGCAGTTTCAAGCGCGAGGGCTACACCTTTGATGTGGGCGCCTCGATGATTTTTGGCTTTGGCGAAAAGGGCCACACCAACCTGCTCACCCGGGCCCTGGCGGATGTGGGCCAACACTGCGAAACCATCCCCGATCCGGCCCAGCTCGAATACCACCTGCCCGGTGGCCTGAATGTGGCGGTCGACCGCGACTACCAGAGCTTTGTGGCCAGGCTGTCAGCCCTATTCCCCCACGAGGCCTCGGGCATTCGCGCCTTCTACGACACCTGCTGGCAGGTGTTCAACTGTCTCGATGCGATGCCCCTGCTATCGCTGGAGGATCCGGCCTATCTGGCCAAGGTGTTCTTCCAGGCACCCCTGGCCTGCCTGGGGTTAGCCCGCTGGTTACCGGTGAATGTGGGCGATGTGGCCCGCAGGCACATCAAGGATGAACAGCTCCTGAAGTTCATCGACATGGAGTGCTTCTGCTGGTCGGTGATGCCGGCCGATCTGACGCCAATGATCAATGCGGGGATGGTGTTCTCCGATCGCCATGCCGGTGGCATCAACTACCCCAAGGGGGGGGTCGGGGTAATTGCCGAGAAGCTGGTGGCGGGCCTGGAGAGCCATGGCGGCTCGATTCGCTACAGGGCAAGGGTCACCAAGGTGTTGATCGAAAACGGTGAAGCCGTGGGGGTGCAGTTGGCCGATGGCGAAGAGATTCGCGCCCGCCGCGTGGTGAGCAACGCCACCCGCTGGGACACGTTTGAAACCGAGCAGGAAAGCGCCGACGTGCAGCGCCCCAGAACCTCCGCCCTCGTGGATGCGGCGCACACCCCAAGAGCCGAAACCACCTGGCGCAGGCGCTACAGGCCCTCACCCTCCTTCCTATCGCTACACCTGGGCGTCGATGCGGCGCTGATTCCCGATGGTTGCCACTGCCACCACCTAATCCTCGAGGACTGGGGCCAGATGGAGGCGGAACAGGGGGTGATTTTCGTGTCGATCCCCACCCTGCTCGATCCCGCCCTGGCACCGGAGGGTCGCCACATCGTGCACACCTTCACCCCCAGCGACAACGGCCACTGGCGCAACCTCAGCCCCTCCGCCTACCGGGCCAAGAAAAATGCCGATGCCGCCCGCCTGGTGCAGCGCCTCGAGGCGATCCTGCCCGGACTGGCCGGCGCCATCCGCCACCAAGAGATCGGCACCCCCCGCACCCACCGCCGCTTCCTGGGCCGCATGGGCGGCACCTATGGCCCGATCCCTGCCCTGCGGCTGCCGGGGCTGCTGCCGATGCCCTTCAATAAAACCGGCCTGGCCAATCTCTACAACGTTGGCGACTCCTGCTTCCCGGGCCAGGGCCTCAATGCCGTGGCCTTTAGCGGTTTTGCCTGCGCCCACCGCATCGGCGCCGACCTGGGCCTAAACCCCTGGAAGCTGCCAGCCTGA
- a CDS encoding gamma carbonic anhydrase family protein: protein MAAFPWPDPQIDSAAWVAATAVVVGDVRLAAGASLWPTAVARGDVCPITVGEGSNVQDGAVLHGDPDQPVLIGADVTIGHRAVIHGATLEDGCLIGIGAIVLNGVTVGAGALVAAGSVVTKDVPAGALVMGAPAQVKRQLSPEAIEEQRLHARKYRQLAMAHARAS, encoded by the coding sequence ATGGCTGCTTTTCCCTGGCCAGATCCCCAGATAGATAGCGCTGCCTGGGTGGCCGCCACGGCGGTTGTGGTTGGTGATGTGCGCCTGGCGGCCGGGGCCAGCCTCTGGCCCACCGCAGTGGCCCGCGGCGATGTCTGCCCGATCACCGTGGGCGAAGGCTCAAACGTGCAAGACGGCGCAGTGCTGCATGGGGATCCAGACCAACCGGTGCTGATCGGCGCGGATGTGACCATCGGCCATCGGGCCGTAATCCATGGCGCAACCCTCGAGGACGGCTGCCTAATTGGCATCGGCGCCATAGTGCTGAACGGCGTCACCGTGGGGGCGGGCGCGCTGGTGGCTGCGGGGTCGGTGGTCACGAAAGATGTGCCGGCCGGCGCCCTGGTGATGGGTGCCCCCGCCCAGGTGAAAAGACAGCTCAGCCCAGAGGCGATTGAGGAGCAGCGTCTGCACGCCCGCAAATATCGCCAGCTGGCCATGGCCCACGCCAGGGCCAGCTGA
- a CDS encoding DUF6761 family protein, protein MNALLQPEAIRHFQSLCDACQEMAHRYQSPVEMRLYADGYLHALRHTSILDPLQQRRLEEIMDRWIRDPSSFVGPNGDPSTLYELGR, encoded by the coding sequence ATGAACGCGCTCCTACAACCAGAAGCCATCCGCCATTTTCAGTCGCTTTGCGATGCCTGCCAGGAAATGGCGCATCGCTACCAAAGCCCTGTCGAAATGAGGCTCTATGCCGACGGCTACCTGCACGCCCTCCGGCACACCTCAATCCTCGATCCCCTCCAGCAGCGCAGGCTTGAGGAAATCATGGACCGTTGGATCCGTGACCCCTCCAGCTTTGTGGGGCCCAATGGTGACCCCAGCACCTTGTACGAACTGGGGCGCTAA
- a CDS encoding BolA/IbaG family iron-sulfur metabolism protein has product MVQPDAIKAAIALSLPDAQVEVEDLTGGGDHLQVKVTSVAFTGLNRIKQHQLVYGALRQELASEAIHALALQTSVPS; this is encoded by the coding sequence ATGGTTCAACCCGACGCGATCAAGGCGGCGATCGCCCTCTCCCTACCCGACGCCCAGGTGGAGGTAGAAGACCTCACCGGCGGTGGTGACCATCTCCAGGTAAAGGTGACCTCTGTTGCCTTCACTGGTTTGAACCGGATCAAGCAACACCAACTCGTCTATGGCGCCCTGCGCCAGGAGTTGGCCAGTGAGGCGATCCATGCCCTAGCCCTGCAAACTTCCGTTCCTTCTTGA